The Microbacterium sp. SORGH_AS_0428 genome contains the following window.
ATCAGTCTTGTCGGAGCGCACGCCGCCGTATCCGTAGCCGAGCAGGTCGTGCCGCTGCTGGACGCGGGCGCCCTGTACGCCGACTTCAACACGGCGGCGCCGGGGGTGAAGTCCGCGGTCGGGGAGATCGCGACGCGCGCCGGCGTGCACGTCGCGGATGTGGCCGTGCTCGCGCCGGTCACACGCGCCGGCGCCGGCACTCCGCTGCTCGCGAGCGGTCCGGGCGCGGACCTCCTCGCCGGGCTGCTGCGACCGCTCGGCGTTCCGGTCGACACGATCGATGCCCCCGTGGGAGCTGCCGCGCGGCTGAAGATCGTGCGGAGCGTCTTCATGAAGGGCCTCGCGACCCTCCTGATCGAGACGCTCACGGCCGCTGAGGCGGCGGATGCGGCGGACTGGATGCGCGGTCAGCTCACCGCTGAGCTGGGGCCCGACGCCCCCGATCTCGTCGAGCGTCTGATCACGGGCACCCACACACATCGAACCCGCCGCGAGCAGGAGGTGCGCGATGCGCTGGACCTGCTGGGCGAGCTGGGCGCCCCCGACGACATGACCCGAGGGACGCTCGCCTGGTTCGAGCGACTCGGACGCGAGTCCGCCTGATCGACGACCCCCAAAGAGGCATTTGACGGTAGGGCGGCCGCTGGCGACGATTGTCGTCGTGTCCGACCTCGATTCGCTGCGCGCGACAGCGCACCCCATCCGTCTCCGGCTGCTGTCGCTGACCACGGGCGCCGCGATGAGCGCCGCCGAGGCCGCGCGAGATCTGGGTGTCTCGCAGGCGAGCGCCAGTTACCACTTCCGCGTTCTCGAGCGCGCGGGTCTGGTGCGGGTCGTCGAGGTGATCAAGGTGCGCGGCGGCGAGGCCAAGCGCTACCGCCATGAGTCATCCGCGCAGCCGTTCGACGTCGACGCACCTCACGAGCGGCTCCCCTTGGAGGACCGACAGCTGTACGTCGAGGCTCTGGTCGACGAGCTGCGCAGGCGCAGCTCCCTGCGCATCGACGGCCCCGCGCTGTCGACGGATGCCGAGCTCTGGATCGCGCCGGAGCTCTGGCGGCGGGTGGTGCACCACATCGGCCAGGCGACCACGGTCCTCCACGCGGGCGCCCAGAGACCCCGCACTCCCGGAACGGTTCCGGTCTCGATGACGCTGTCCATGTTCCCCCTGCGCAAACCGTGACCACCGGCACGGTCAGCGCACGCGGCGTCCTCCGGCACGCCGCGTTCCGGTGGCTGCTCGCCGGACGCACGGTGGGCATCGTCGGCAACGCGGTCGCGCCCATCGCGCTCGCCTTCGCCGTGCTCGATCTCACGGGCTCTCCCGCCGACCTCGGCCTCGTCGTGGCCTCCCGCTCGGTGGCGAACGTCGCCGTGCTGCTGTTCGGCGGCATCCTCGCCGACCGTCTGCCGCGCAGCGTTGTGCTCGTCTCGACGGCGCTCGCGGCGGCCGCGACACAAGCGACGATCGCCGCGCTCGTGCTGACCGGATCGGCGACCGTCGCCCTGCTGGTGATCCTGAGCGTGGTCAACGGCGCCGTCGCGGCGGTCAGCCTGCCGACGACAGCCGCGATGGTTCCCGACACCGTTCCGGCCGCGGCGCTACGCCCCGCGAACGCCGTGATCCGGCTCAGCCTGAACGGGGGCACGATCGTCGGCGCCTCCGCGGGCGCAGCGGTCATCGCCGTGGTGGGAGCGGGGTGGGGCCTGGTGATCGATGCGGCGGCGTTCGCACTGGCGGCCGCCTGCTTCGCGCGGATCTCGCTTCCCCGCGCGACGACCCCGGGCCGCGGATGAGCGGTTCTCGGTCCTGACGGACCTCCGCCAGGGATGGGTCGAGTTCTCGAGCCGGCGCTGGGTCTGGACGATCGTGGCGCAGTTCGCCGTTCTCAACGCCGCCTTCGTGGGCGCCACGACCGTACTCGGGCCGGTGATCGCGGACGCATCGTTCGGACGCGCAGCCTGGGGTCTCGTCATCGCCGCGCAGACGGCGGGACTGGCGATCGGCGCCGTCGTAGCCCTGCGCTGGCGCCCGCGCCACGCGGTGGGGATCGGCGTGGGGCTCATGGCCGTGACGGCGATTCCCGTCGCGGCATTGGGAGTACTGCCCGCGCTTCCCGTGCTCATCGCGGGTTTCCTGCTGGGCGGCGTCGCGATCGAGCTGTTCGCGATCGCATGGGATCACGCGCTGCAGACGCACATCCCCCGAGCCGCACTGTCGCGCGTGTACTCGTGGGACATGCTCGGATCCTTCATCGCCATCCCGTTGGGCGAGATCCTCGTGGGCCCGCTCGCCGACCGCTTCGGCACGACCCCGGTCCTGCTCGGTTGCGCCGCGGTCATCCTCATGGCCACCGGCGCGGCCGTCGCCACGAGGAGCGTCCGCACCGTGCAGACGGGCGACCTCCCGCACGAGGACGCGACGGCGTGATCCGGCTCCTATCCTGAACACGTGCGTCCGCTCCGCTTCGCCCTGGCCGCCGCGACGGTCGCAGCGGTGACGGTGCTCGCCTTCGGCGAGGTGACCCACTGGCGTGCGAGCCGGCGACGCCTCGGCTCGCCATCCGCGCGGGGCACGGAAGCCATCGTGGTTCTGGGCTACGGCAACCGCGGACCGCGGGCCAACCGTGAGAACCGCTACCGCGTGCGGGCGGGGATCCGCTCAATCGACCCGACGATGACCCGCAGCATCCTGGTGTTCTGCGGCGGAACGGTGGAAGGCCCCATCCCCGAGGCGGAGATCATGGATGCGTACGCCCGCGACGAGCTCGGCTACCGCGGCCCCTCCGTGCTGGAGCCGACCAGCAGGTCGACGTGGCAGAACGTCGAGAACGCGATCCCCCTGATCGAGTCCGCCGACGTCATCAAGATCGTGTCGAACTCGATCCACGCGGAGCTTGCCCGCGGATACCTGTGGATGCAGCGACCCGACCTCGCCGCACGACTCGCCCGCGGGGCGGACTACCGCTTCGGCGAGATCGTCTTCGTGAAGCCGGTCGCCGCCGTGCTCGGCCACAAGAAGCTCCGCCGCCTCCGCCTGCTCGACTGAGCCCCCTCAGCTCCCGCGAGAATGCATTTCCCTCACGAGATCACGGGTAAACACAGTGATCTCGTCGCGAAAATGCAGTCTCGCGGGAGGCGAGCAGGGAGGCGCGGATGTAGGG
Protein-coding sequences here:
- a CDS encoding DUF1932 domain-containing protein, with translation MTRIAVIGLGEAGRRYAVDLSRAGAEVRGYDPDPRADDPTVPRVGTLAEAVTAAEATISLVGAHAAVSVAEQVVPLLDAGALYADFNTAAPGVKSAVGEIATRAGVHVADVAVLAPVTRAGAGTPLLASGPGADLLAGLLRPLGVPVDTIDAPVGAAARLKIVRSVFMKGLATLLIETLTAAEAADAADWMRGQLTAELGPDAPDLVERLITGTHTHRTRREQEVRDALDLLGELGAPDDMTRGTLAWFERLGRESA
- a CDS encoding helix-turn-helix domain-containing protein, with amino-acid sequence MSDLDSLRATAHPIRLRLLSLTTGAAMSAAEAARDLGVSQASASYHFRVLERAGLVRVVEVIKVRGGEAKRYRHESSAQPFDVDAPHERLPLEDRQLYVEALVDELRRRSSLRIDGPALSTDAELWIAPELWRRVVHHIGQATTVLHAGAQRPRTPGTVPVSMTLSMFPLRKP
- a CDS encoding MFS transporter produces the protein MTTGTVSARGVLRHAAFRWLLAGRTVGIVGNAVAPIALAFAVLDLTGSPADLGLVVASRSVANVAVLLFGGILADRLPRSVVLVSTALAAAATQATIAALVLTGSATVALLVILSVVNGAVAAVSLPTTAAMVPDTVPAAALRPANAVIRLSLNGGTIVGASAGAAVIAVVGAGWGLVIDAAAFALAAACFARISLPRATTPGRG
- a CDS encoding YdcF family protein, translated to MRPLRFALAAATVAAVTVLAFGEVTHWRASRRRLGSPSARGTEAIVVLGYGNRGPRANRENRYRVRAGIRSIDPTMTRSILVFCGGTVEGPIPEAEIMDAYARDELGYRGPSVLEPTSRSTWQNVENAIPLIESADVIKIVSNSIHAELARGYLWMQRPDLAARLARGADYRFGEIVFVKPVAAVLGHKKLRRLRLLD